A stretch of the Thermoanaerobaculia bacterium genome encodes the following:
- a CDS encoding polyprenyl synthetase family protein, producing the protein MPHKLLDAATPSDSREAQQFLALVADKLVATDRLFRECLASDVPFIQKSGEYIFDGGGKRMRPALLLLCARMLERDGEEEVTYAAVVELIHTATLIHDDIIDHSSLRRGRQTINELWGNNLTVLLGDWLYTTAMKMALRHGSVAILDRLCDATLRMTEGELLTQKRLGAIDLQVAEYYEIIDRKTAQLFAAACSLPARIEPVRPEAIEPLERFGRALGICFQLADDLLDFTSEAATLGKPVLSDLKEGKLTLPLLLLIPRISPQERSRIERVLAERAFSSVAAEEILEMVAREGTLEEVAVEARRQAATAREALAVFPDSAARRALEFAPDFVLHRRA; encoded by the coding sequence TTGCCCCACAAACTGCTCGACGCCGCGACGCCTTCCGACTCCAGGGAAGCCCAGCAGTTTCTCGCCCTGGTGGCGGACAAGCTGGTCGCGACCGACCGGCTGTTCCGGGAATGCCTGGCCTCCGACGTGCCGTTCATCCAGAAGTCGGGTGAGTACATCTTCGACGGTGGCGGCAAGCGCATGCGCCCGGCGCTGCTGCTGCTCTGCGCCCGGATGCTCGAACGCGACGGCGAAGAAGAGGTGACCTACGCCGCGGTGGTCGAGTTGATCCATACCGCGACGCTGATCCACGACGACATCATCGACCACTCCTCTCTGCGCCGCGGACGCCAGACCATCAACGAGCTGTGGGGCAACAACCTCACGGTCCTGCTGGGCGACTGGCTCTACACGACGGCGATGAAGATGGCCCTCCGGCACGGTTCGGTGGCGATTCTCGACCGGCTCTGCGATGCCACCCTGCGCATGACCGAGGGCGAGCTTCTGACGCAGAAGCGGCTCGGCGCGATCGATCTCCAGGTGGCGGAGTATTACGAGATCATCGACCGGAAGACCGCGCAGCTCTTCGCCGCCGCCTGCTCCCTGCCGGCGCGGATCGAGCCGGTGCGGCCCGAGGCGATCGAACCGCTCGAGCGCTTCGGTCGCGCACTGGGCATCTGTTTCCAGCTCGCCGACGACCTGCTCGACTTCACCTCCGAGGCGGCGACGCTCGGCAAGCCCGTGCTCTCCGACCTCAAGGAGGGCAAGCTCACCCTGCCGCTGCTCCTGTTGATCCCCCGCATCTCTCCCCAGGAGCGCTCACGGATCGAACGCGTCCTCGCCGAACGGGCCTTCTCGTCGGTCGCGGCGGAAGAGATCCTGGAGATGGTGGCGCGCGAGGGCACGCTCGAGGAGGTCGCGGTCGAGGCGCGCCGGCAGGCTGCGACCGCGCGCGAAGCGCTAGCGGTCTTTCCCGACAGCGCGGCCCGACGCGCGCTTGAGTTCGCGCCAGACTTCGTGCTCCACCGGCGCGCTTGA
- a CDS encoding YajQ family cyclic di-GMP-binding protein: MADNPSFDIVSEVDFQEMRNAAIQAEKEIATRYDLKRVGAKLLIESESLVLETADEFTLEQAREVLETKLVRRGVHLKSMRRGDVEPASGGRVRQKLTFQQGIPQETAKKLVAEIKRLKLKVQAAIQGDTVRVSGKSRDDLQTAIAALKSLDVDVPLSFTNYR; this comes from the coding sequence ATGGCCGATAACCCATCCTTCGACATCGTCTCGGAAGTCGACTTTCAGGAGATGCGCAACGCCGCCATCCAGGCCGAGAAGGAGATCGCGACCCGTTACGACCTGAAACGGGTCGGCGCGAAGCTCTTGATCGAGTCCGAGTCCCTGGTGCTCGAAACCGCGGACGAGTTCACCCTGGAGCAGGCGCGCGAGGTGCTCGAGACCAAACTCGTCCGGCGGGGCGTGCACCTCAAGTCGATGCGCCGCGGCGATGTCGAGCCGGCGTCCGGCGGGCGCGTGCGCCAGAAGCTCACCTTTCAGCAGGGTATTCCGCAGGAGACCGCGAAGAAGCTGGTCGCAGAGATCAAGCGGCTGAAGCTCAAGGTGCAGGCCGCCATCCAGGGAGACACCGTGCGCGTATCGGGTAAGAGCAGGGACGATCTTCAGACTGCGATCGCGGCCCTGAAGAGTCTGGACGTGGACGTTCCGCTCTCCTTCACCAACTACCGCTGA